In Clostridium ljungdahlii DSM 13528, the genomic window TAAGCCTTTTCTACTATTTTTTTATCTACATTATTACAGTTTTTATCTATTAACTCCATTAATTTTTCTAACATACCGATACTCCCTAAAATCAATGGCTGGTTTAACAAACCAGCCATTATTTTTTACTAATATTATATTATATACTAAAAAAACTTGCAATTTCAAATTTTATATATCCTAAACATTATATTTAGTAAGAGAAATTACATCATAGCCTTCTAATTTTTCCCTGCCTTTTAAATCCGTCAATTCTATAACAAATCCTATAGTAACAACTTCCCCACCTGCTTGTTCTATAAGTTTCACCACAGAAGCAGTAGTGCCACCTGTTGCAAGCAAGTCATCAATTATTACCACTCTATCTCCCTTTTTTATTGCATCTTTGTGCATTTCAAGTATATCACTGCCATATTCTAAGTCATAACTAACACTAAAAGTATCATAAGGCAACTTTCCCTTTTTTCTTATAGGAACGAAACCTGCACCTATGGCATAGGCTATAGGTGCTCCAAATAAAAATCCTCTTGCTTCAGGCCCTACTACTACGTCAATATGTTTATTTTTTAAATATCTAGCTATTTTATTTACTGTATGCTTAAAAGCTGTTTTATCCTGCAGCAAAGTAGTTATATCTTTAAAACTTATTCCTTCCTTTGGAAACCCATCTATTACTCTTATTTTATCTTTTAAATCCACCTGTAATCCCCCCTAAAAATAACTTAATCATTCCAATAGAAACCTACTTTACAATTATATATTAAATATTGATACATATTCAAGTTTAAGATATTTTACCTTTATATAATCTCATTTTTCAAATATTTAGCTATTTGTTCTGCCCTATCCATATTTTCAGTTATAAAAAGCTCTACTGCAATCCTTGCATTATCTATATATCTCTTGTTCTTAATTGAGCACATCATTTTATTTGACAATTCACGTACATTCTCTATATTCACACTAGAAATATCATTCACTTTAAGTAGTGCCCTTACTCCATAATTATTTGTACATTTTAAATAATACATACCTTCATTTACCATTATCTTATTTTCACCAGTTATATCAATTCCCCGAGAAAAAATACCTAAAGCTACAAGATCTAAATACTTACTTATGTACTTCATATCATAATACATTGATATAGCCTGAGATAACTTAAAGGTAACACCTACCGCTGTTAAATCTTTAAATGGATATGTACACTGCTTCTGATTGGGATTTACAATAATGGCTTTCGGCAAAATTTCCCCAGATTTATGGTAATCTGTTATTATAACATCAATACCCAAAGTTTTGCATAACTCTATCTGTGAAACGCTTTGAATTCCACAGCCAGCTGTTATTATAACCTTTGCACCTAAAAATTTTATGTGGTTTTTTATTATATCTGACTTTATACTATAATCATTAATTTTATCAGAGATAAAATATTCTACATCTGCATTTAAATATTTTAACACTAATAACATAAGTGACACCGAAGTTATACCATCCAAGTCACATGTACCATAAATTACAATTTTTTCTCTCTCATTTACTGCTTTTATTATTCTTTTTAAAGCTTTCTCCATATCCTTTAAAAGAAAAGGGTTATTCATACCTAAAAAATTAAAATCCTGTATATTATCTTTTTGCCTCTCCATAATAAAATCCTCCAAATTTATCGAAAGCACTTATATTATAAATGATATTGTCTTCTATTACAAATACATTATAGTTAGATTATGTGCAATAAAAAAATCCAGAGTACCAATATACTCTAGATTTTTTATTTTATCATATTTAATGTATATTTTATAGCTTATTCACTTACTGTATGCAACTTTTTTTTATTTCGAAGCATATGTTTCTTTATAATTACCCAACATGGACTAGCTATGCATATAGAAGAGTAACATCCTGTAATTATTCCTATAAGTATCGGTTCTGAGAAAACTCTTACAGAAGGTACTAAAACATATACTGCTGTCAATGTTATTACAACAGTCAATACTGTATTTATAGATCTTGCCAATGTCTGAGTTACACTGGCATCTGCAACTACTATAGGTTCCTGTCCTCTCATGTATTTTTGATTTTCTCTTATTCTATCAAAAACAACTATAGTATCATGGACAGAATAACCTATAACCGTAAGGGCTGCTGCTATAAAGTTAGAGTCTATAGGGACTCTAAGTACTGCGTATACAGAAAGCATTACAAGCACATTATGAGTTAATGATATAATAGCTGCTATACCAAAACTTAACTCAAACCTTATACCTATATATATAAACATAGCTATGATTGCCACTATAACAGCTTGCAGAGCTTTGGTCCTTGTTTCTTGGCCTATAACCGCACCTATATTTTCTTGATTCGTCAAACTACTTTTTTTATACTTTGCCTTTACAGCTTTTACAATATTACTAACATCATTATTGCTTAAAGTAGCAGCCTTTATAGATATAGACTTATTATCTACTTTATTGGATTGAAAATCACCAGAGTATTTCTTTACTATATTATCTACGTCCTGTTTATTAAAATCCTGACCCACATTTATTTCAACTACTGTACCACCTTTAAAATCCAGTCCATATTCAAGACCTTTAGTAGCCATAGTAAATATTCCAATAGCAATTATTATAAGGGATATAGTAAACCATATTTTTCTTTTTTCAATAATCTTATACATATTACTTTACTACCCCCTTTCTAAAGTCATGCACACCAAAGGTTCCAATTGTCTCCTTATGGTTAAACCAACCCATATTAGCTAGTAACTTCATAAGAGTTCTAGTTACCGTTATAGCCGTAAACATACTCAAAATTGTACCTATAATAAGGGTAAGTGCAAATCCTTTTACAGAACCTGTACCAATATTATAAAGGACACATCCTGAAATAATAGTAGTTATATTTGAATCCAGTATTGAAGTCATGGCTCTTCTAAATCCCGCATCTACAGAGGCCCTAATGGATTTACCGCTTTTAAGCTCCTCTTTAGTTCTCTCAAATATAAGTATATTGGCATCTACTGCCATACCTACTGTTAACAAAAACGCTGCAATACCAGCTAATGTCAAAGTTACATTTACGTTGGCAAAAGCTGCTAAAACTATATATACATATAGTACAAGTGCTATATCTGCAACAAGTCCAGGTAATCTATAATATAAAAGCATAAATATCATTACTAACCCTATACCTATTTTACCTGCCAATATACTAAGTGGAAGTGCATTTGCACCAAGAGAAGCTCCTACAGTTTTAACCTGTACTGGTTTTACTGTAACTGGAAGTGCACCTGATTTTATCAAATTTGCCTTTGTTTGAGCCTCTTTCATAGTCATGTGACCGCTTATAATAGCCCTACCATCAGTTATGTGTGCATCTACCTGTGGATCTGATAGTTTATCCTTATCTAAGTAAATGGTAATTTTTTGCCCCATAAATTTTTGAGTGGCATCTGCAAACTTCTGAGCACCTGATTGATTTAGCTCCAGATTTATTACACCTTGGCTGCCATTTTGAGGGTCAATAGAAGCTGTGGCATTTTTTACATCCTTACCTGTAAGTATAGTTTTGTTGTCTGGCCCAACAAACTTAAGATCACCAGTTTTTGCTACACCATCTACTACTTCTTTTGCATCAAATTTTCCAGGTATATCAATTCTTATCCTGTCTTTTCCTTCTCTTACAGTCGTAGTTTCACTTACTCCTAACTTGTTAACCCTTTGTGAGATCATGTCTACAGTTCTATTTACAGTATCTTGATCCACATTTTTAGACTGTATTTCTTCAAGTACAGAAACTCCACCTTGAAGATCAAGTCCTTTATTTATTACTTGGCTAAATGGCTTTAATTTATATCCACCAAAAGTTACTCCATATGCTCCCGTATAAGCTAAAAAGCCTATTAAAATTATGCATAGAAAGAAAACTACGGTACTTTTCGCCTTAGATTTCATTTTTATCCTCCTTCGTCAATAACCAACTACCTCTTATCCTCACCTATTTACATTAGCAATTATATTACTTAAGAAAAACACCGTCAATACACATATTACAAATAAAGTAATATGATGTATTAAGTTTTTGTAAATGTTATTACTATTTTTTCAAAATTCTACTTTTAAGTGCAATGGCACACTCAATTCTCTTTTTCTGCATTTTGCATCCAAGACTGTAAGGTACGTTCATATCCTTATTGAAATTGTAATTATTAGCCTGACATCCGCCGCTGCAGTAAAATCTTGCCCAACATTTCTTACATTCAGGTTTGTTATATATGTGAGCAGCCTTAAATTGTTTAGAAATATCCTGCCTTAGGTTATCAATATCACTTAAATTTCCCATTTTAAAAGCTTCATTACCTACAAATTGATGACAAGGATATATATCTCCATCTGGTGTTATAGCTACATACTCATGTCCTGCCCCACATCCTGATATTCTTTTATATACACAAGGACCGCCTGCAATGTCTATATTAAAATGGTAAAACTTAAACTTTCCTCCTTCCTTGTTTCTTCTAATCATTTCCTCATATAATTTATCATATTGTTCATAAATAATCGGAAGGTCTTCTTCTCTAAGAGACAATGGATCATCCTCTGGAAGTACTACGGGTTCTACAGATATTTCATCAAATCCCTGATCTGCAAGATATTTTATATCTTCGAAGAAATCAATATTATTTCTAGTAAAAGTTCCTCTAGCATAGTATTGCTTAGACTTGTCCCTTATTTTTACCATCTTTTTTATTTTAGGAAGTATAGAGTCAAAACTTCCTGTACCATCAACCCTAACTCTTACTTTGTCATTTACTTCTTTTCTTCCATCAATACTTAGTACTATATTTCCCATGTTTTTATCAAGATAATCCATTATCTCATCATTTAACAGGGTAGCATTGGTAGTCATTGTAAATCTTATATTTTTGTTGTGCAGCTTTTCCTGCTTCTTAGCATACTCTACGATTTCCTTTACTGCATCAAAGGCCATAAGTGGTTCTCCACCAAACAAATCAACCTCTATATTCTTCCTAGGTCCCGATTTTTCTATAACAAAATCAATAGCCTTTTTTCCTATTTTTGCAGACATGAGTTTTCTGCGTCCTTTATACTCACCTTCATCTGCAAAACAATATTTGCATCTCAAATTACAATCATGGGCAATATTAAGGCATAATGCTTTTATAAATGAAGGTTCACTCTCATGCTTTTTTGCAATTCCTTCATATAAATCTTTAGAATACAACATTTCTTTTTCAATTAGCTGTTGTATCTCACCATAAGCCTCCACAACTTCTTCTCTTTTATATTTATCATTAAGAAGTTCTACCACTTTTTCAAGTTCTGGCAGTCCTTCATCATCTAAAATATCATATACTAGTTCATCAATTTCATGAAGTGCACCAGAGTTTACATCTATAACATATCTATATCCACCCTGGACAAATTTATGAATATTAGCCAAATTGTTCTCCTCCTAATAAAAGTGTATAATTTTTCATTATATAAATTTTAGGCAGTAACTATTTTGTTACTGCCTAAAATTTATATTAGTTTTCACAAGCTAAATTGGCAACTGTGCAAGAAGTTTTACATGCTGATTGACATGAATTAGCACATTCCTTACATCCTGGTTTTTTTAAACTTTCTTTTATATTAGCATTATTTAAAGTTTTTATATGCTTCATTCTCTAAGCTCCTCCAATTAATAAAGTTATCTGTTTGATTATAACATAAAGCTATAATAAAATAAAGTTGTCCATTAAATACGAAGTCTAAGAGATTCTCATAAGTTAATTGCGATCATACCTGATAAAGCTCCTACTATAAGGTCAAGTAGCAATCGTTTTACTCCATAGGAACTTATAGCTGCAGAGTTTCCAGAAATTATAGAAACTACATACAGTATAAGCAAATATAAAAGAGTTACTCCAATACCCACAAGCCATCCTTTTTTACCTATTCTTCGCACTGCATAAATAACTCCATACATTATACTAAGTATGTTTGTAATAACGTAAAATATGTACCTTACTCTTGAACCTATATCTACAAAAGTCATTATAACTGCAAAAATTAAAAGTAAAATAACTGTAATTATAAAACCTCTAAGAACTCCTTCCACTGCAGAAAGGTAATTACTACCTTTTTCCAAATCAAAGCACCTCCCATCTAATAGTATTTATGTAGATAAAAGGTGCTTTATACCTAATTTTTAAACTTCTTTTTTTTCTTCCTTTTTTTCCTCTATTTTCTTAGAAGAACTTTCTTGACTTTTAGGTTCAGATAGAATATTTAGTACTCCTGTTTTATCTAACTTTATTCTTACTCTATCCGGTCCTGTTTGAATAGTTATATTTCTGTCCTGGATATTTACAACTTTTCCTATTATGCCACCCTTAGTCATAACTTCATCATTAACCTTAAGGCTTTCAAGCATTGCATTATATTTCTTTTTTCTCTTGCTTTCTGGTAGAAATATAAGTAAATAAAAGATTACTACTATAAATAAAAGTGGTGCTAATCTAACCAATGAATCCAATTTTTTCACCTCCTTTTTTTAACAGAGTTTTAATTTTATTGATTCCATTGTTCAAGCTTTTCCTTTTTATATTTAGGGAAATAGTCTCCATCAATAGAATCTCTTATTTCTTTCATTAAATTATTATAAAAATACAAATTATGAAGCACACATAACCTCATAGCAAGCATTTCTTTTGCCTTAAACAAATGTCTTATATATGCCCTAGTGTAATTTTTACAAGTAGGACACTGGCATCCTCTGTCTATAGGGGAATCATCCAGCTGATATTTAGCATTTAAAAGATTTATTTCTCCCTCTGATGTAAATACATGAGAATGCCTTCCATTCCTAGCAGGAAGTACACAATCAAAGAAATCTACTCCTCTTTCTACTGCTTCAAGTATGTTTGCTGGGGTTCCAACTCCCATCAAATATATAGGCTTATCCTGTGGAAGGTGAGGAACTACTTTTTCTATAATTCTATACATTTCCTCATGAGTTTCCCCTACAGCTAAACCCCCAATAGCATATCCGTCTAAATTCATCTCACTTATTATTTTAGCGTGCTCTATTCTTATATCATCGTAGACACCGCCCTGGTTTATACCAAACAGCATCTGCTTATTATTTATAGTATCTGGCAAAGAATTCAATCTATCCATTTCAACTTTACATCTTTTGAGCCATCTTGTGGTTCTTTCAACAGAACGCTGAACATAATCTTTGGGAGACGGATTTTCTATGCACTCGTCAAAAGCCATAGCTACAGTAGATGCCAAATTACTTTGAATTTGCATACTCTCTTCAGGTCCCATAAATATTTTACTTCCATCTATGTGTGAATTAAAATATACTCCCTCTTCTTTTATCTTTCTAATCTTTGACAGAGAAAACACCTGAAATCCTCCAGAATCAGTTAAAATAGGTCTATCCCAATTCATAAATTTATGTAATCCACCAAGTTTTCTTATTATCTTATCTCCAGGTCTTAAGCTTAAATGATAAGTATTTGAAAGTTCCACCTGGCATCCAATTTCTTTTAAATCGCAGGTAGAAACTGCTCCTTTTATAGCTGCCAAGGTACCTACATTCATAAAAACTGGAGTTTGAACTACTCCGTGAGGTGTAGTAAATTCACCTCTTCTAGCACTTCCCTGTTTCTTTAGTAATTTATACATTCAAA contains:
- the secF gene encoding protein translocase subunit SecF, coding for MYKIIEKRKIWFTISLIIIAIGIFTMATKGLEYGLDFKGGTVVEINVGQDFNKQDVDNIVKKYSGDFQSNKVDNKSISIKAATLSNNDVSNIVKAVKAKYKKSSLTNQENIGAVIGQETRTKALQAVIVAIIAMFIYIGIRFELSFGIAAIISLTHNVLVMLSVYAVLRVPIDSNFIAAALTVIGYSVHDTIVVFDRIRENQKYMRGQEPIVVADASVTQTLARSINTVLTVVITLTAVYVLVPSVRVFSEPILIGIITGCYSSICIASPCWVIIKKHMLRNKKKLHTVSE
- the yajC gene encoding preprotein translocase subunit YajC: MDSLVRLAPLLFIVVIFYLLIFLPESKRKKKYNAMLESLKVNDEVMTKGGIIGKVVNIQDRNITIQTGPDRVRIKLDKTGVLNILSEPKSQESSSKKIEEKKEEKKEV
- the scfA gene encoding six-cysteine ranthipeptide SCIFF, translated to MKHIKTLNNANIKESLKKPGCKECANSCQSACKTSCTVANLACEN
- a CDS encoding DHH family phosphoesterase yields the protein MERQKDNIQDFNFLGMNNPFLLKDMEKALKRIIKAVNEREKIVIYGTCDLDGITSVSLMLLVLKYLNADVEYFISDKINDYSIKSDIIKNHIKFLGAKVIITAGCGIQSVSQIELCKTLGIDVIITDYHKSGEILPKAIIVNPNQKQCTYPFKDLTAVGVTFKLSQAISMYYDMKYISKYLDLVALGIFSRGIDITGENKIMVNEGMYYLKCTNNYGVRALLKVNDISSVNIENVRELSNKMMCSIKNKRYIDNARIAVELFITENMDRAEQIAKYLKNEII
- the tgt gene encoding tRNA guanosine(34) transglycosylase Tgt yields the protein MYKLLKKQGSARRGEFTTPHGVVQTPVFMNVGTLAAIKGAVSTCDLKEIGCQVELSNTYHLSLRPGDKIIRKLGGLHKFMNWDRPILTDSGGFQVFSLSKIRKIKEEGVYFNSHIDGSKIFMGPEESMQIQSNLASTVAMAFDECIENPSPKDYVQRSVERTTRWLKRCKVEMDRLNSLPDTINNKQMLFGINQGGVYDDIRIEHAKIISEMNLDGYAIGGLAVGETHEEMYRIIEKVVPHLPQDKPIYLMGVGTPANILEAVERGVDFFDCVLPARNGRHSHVFTSEGEINLLNAKYQLDDSPIDRGCQCPTCKNYTRAYIRHLFKAKEMLAMRLCVLHNLYFYNNLMKEIRDSIDGDYFPKYKKEKLEQWNQ
- a CDS encoding TIGR04086 family membrane protein, whose amino-acid sequence is MEKGSNYLSAVEGVLRGFIITVILLLIFAVIMTFVDIGSRVRYIFYVITNILSIMYGVIYAVRRIGKKGWLVGIGVTLLYLLILYVVSIISGNSAAISSYGVKRLLLDLIVGALSGMIAINL
- a CDS encoding adenine phosphoribosyltransferase, coding for MDLKDKIRVIDGFPKEGISFKDITTLLQDKTAFKHTVNKIARYLKNKHIDVVVGPEARGFLFGAPIAYAIGAGFVPIRKKGKLPYDTFSVSYDLEYGSDILEMHKDAIKKGDRVVIIDDLLATGGTTASVVKLIEQAGGEVVTIGFVIELTDLKGREKLEGYDVISLTKYNV
- the secD gene encoding protein translocase subunit SecD, producing the protein MKSKAKSTVVFFLCIILIGFLAYTGAYGVTFGGYKLKPFSQVINKGLDLQGGVSVLEEIQSKNVDQDTVNRTVDMISQRVNKLGVSETTTVREGKDRIRIDIPGKFDAKEVVDGVAKTGDLKFVGPDNKTILTGKDVKNATASIDPQNGSQGVINLELNQSGAQKFADATQKFMGQKITIYLDKDKLSDPQVDAHITDGRAIISGHMTMKEAQTKANLIKSGALPVTVKPVQVKTVGASLGANALPLSILAGKIGIGLVMIFMLLYYRLPGLVADIALVLYVYIVLAAFANVNVTLTLAGIAAFLLTVGMAVDANILIFERTKEELKSGKSIRASVDAGFRRAMTSILDSNITTIISGCVLYNIGTGSVKGFALTLIIGTILSMFTAITVTRTLMKLLANMGWFNHKETIGTFGVHDFRKGVVK
- the scfB gene encoding thioether cross-link-forming SCIFF peptide maturase; this translates as MANIHKFVQGGYRYVIDVNSGALHEIDELVYDILDDEGLPELEKVVELLNDKYKREEVVEAYGEIQQLIEKEMLYSKDLYEGIAKKHESEPSFIKALCLNIAHDCNLRCKYCFADEGEYKGRRKLMSAKIGKKAIDFVIEKSGPRKNIEVDLFGGEPLMAFDAVKEIVEYAKKQEKLHNKNIRFTMTTNATLLNDEIMDYLDKNMGNIVLSIDGRKEVNDKVRVRVDGTGSFDSILPKIKKMVKIRDKSKQYYARGTFTRNNIDFFEDIKYLADQGFDEISVEPVVLPEDDPLSLREEDLPIIYEQYDKLYEEMIRRNKEGGKFKFYHFNIDIAGGPCVYKRISGCGAGHEYVAITPDGDIYPCHQFVGNEAFKMGNLSDIDNLRQDISKQFKAAHIYNKPECKKCWARFYCSGGCQANNYNFNKDMNVPYSLGCKMQKKRIECAIALKSRILKK